A stretch of Halocalculus aciditolerans DNA encodes these proteins:
- the ftsY gene encoding signal recognition particle-docking protein FtsY, protein MFDGLKDRLGKFRSDAEDVAEENAEEVEEAEDEETPESEAPTEPADADTGETPAEADESEAAETAAEAEAEPEASESEAASEAAESAASEAAEADGETDEPESEADSGSSRAGFAARAKSAVRGRVVIDEEDLEDPLWELEMALLESDVEMGVAQEILDQIKADLVGEEKKFTTSTDEVVREALKDALLSVISVDGVDFDDAIEQSEKPVVVIFTGVNGVGKTTSIAKLTKYLRDNGHSSVLANGDTYRAGANQQIEEHAANLDVDIITHEQGGDPTAVIYDAVEYAEANDIDVVLGDTAGRLHTSDDLMQQLEKIGRVVDPDLTVFVDEAVAGQDAVNRAREFNDAVPVDGSILTKADADSQGGAAISIAHVTGKPIFFLGTGQGYDDLVKFDPEALVEDLLGD, encoded by the coding sequence ATGTTCGACGGGTTGAAGGACCGACTCGGGAAGTTCCGGAGCGACGCCGAAGACGTCGCCGAGGAGAACGCCGAGGAAGTCGAGGAGGCGGAAGACGAGGAGACGCCCGAGTCCGAAGCGCCGACGGAACCCGCGGACGCTGACACGGGCGAGACGCCCGCGGAAGCTGACGAATCCGAAGCGGCGGAAACGGCCGCGGAAGCCGAAGCAGAACCCGAAGCATCCGAATCGGAGGCGGCATCTGAAGCGGCCGAGTCGGCGGCGTCCGAAGCCGCAGAAGCCGACGGAGAAACGGACGAGCCTGAGTCCGAGGCGGATTCGGGGTCGTCGCGGGCCGGCTTCGCGGCGCGCGCGAAGTCGGCGGTTCGCGGTCGCGTCGTCATCGACGAGGAGGACTTAGAGGACCCGCTCTGGGAGCTCGAGATGGCGCTCCTGGAGAGCGACGTGGAGATGGGCGTCGCACAGGAGATTCTCGATCAGATCAAGGCCGACCTCGTCGGTGAGGAGAAGAAGTTCACGACGTCGACGGACGAAGTGGTGCGGGAGGCGTTGAAGGACGCGCTCCTCTCCGTCATCAGCGTCGACGGCGTTGATTTCGACGACGCCATCGAGCAGTCGGAGAAGCCGGTGGTCGTCATCTTCACGGGCGTGAACGGCGTCGGGAAGACGACGAGCATCGCGAAGCTCACGAAGTACCTCCGCGACAACGGGCACTCCTCGGTGCTCGCGAACGGCGACACCTACCGCGCGGGTGCCAACCAGCAGATCGAGGAGCACGCGGCGAACCTCGACGTGGACATCATCACGCACGAGCAGGGCGGCGACCCGACGGCCGTCATCTACGACGCCGTGGAGTACGCGGAGGCGAACGACATCGACGTCGTGCTCGGCGACACGGCCGGTCGCCTGCACACGTCGGACGACCTGATGCAGCAACTCGAGAAGATCGGGCGGGTCGTCGACCCCGACCTCACCGTCTTCGTCGACGAGGCCGTCGCCGGCCAGGACGCCGTGAACCGCGCGCGCGAGTTCAACGACGCCGTTCCCGTGGACGGCTCCATCCTGACGAAGGCGGACGCGGACTCACAGGGCGGCGCGGCCATCTCCATCGCGCACGTCACCGGGAAGCCAATCTTCTTCCTCGGGACCGGCCAGGGATACGACGACCTCGTGAAGTTCGACCCCGAAGCGCTCGTCGAGGACCTCCTCGGCGACTGA
- a CDS encoding DNA-directed DNA polymerase II small subunit, producing the protein MPLEEPVRVVRRLTSRGYNAEREAVTLLADAPDSDAAVDTVVDAAPDDVLTITTTLVHDTLDDPDRTAPGQPDADEADIDEADAGGAAVASASDSAADTASSGGADSIANPESAVPDAVETKGGVADGIEAFERRVDETLHDLAIGNDVTGQSTGTGEYDEFVTVFRDRYERLSKKLRGRVNHRPTNALESMPGGSDAAIVGMVDDIRSTKSGHWIVDLEDTNGTFPALIMKDREWSSVVDELLMDEVIAVEGSLSNDGGILFADSVHFPDVPRTYRPSTADRHVQAALISDVHVGSQEFEAEAWSVFADWLHTEEAEHVEYLLVGGDMVEGVGVYPNQDEELDIVDIYEQYEQFAEYLKEIPGDMEVVMIPGNHDAVRLAEPQPGFDEELRDIMSAHDAHITGNPSTVNVEGVDILMYHGVSIDEMVAELPDDKASYDRPHDAMAQLLKKRHVAPQYGGHMRIAPEEKDYLVIDDVPDVFHTGHVHKLGVGEYHNVRLINSGCWQAQTEFQKSVNIQPDVATAPILDLDTLDVTVRTFR; encoded by the coding sequence GTGCCCTTAGAGGAGCCGGTGCGGGTGGTTCGTCGACTGACGAGCCGCGGCTACAACGCCGAGCGCGAGGCCGTGACGCTGCTCGCGGACGCGCCGGACTCCGACGCGGCCGTCGACACCGTCGTCGACGCCGCGCCGGACGACGTCCTCACCATCACGACGACGCTCGTCCACGACACGCTCGACGACCCCGACCGGACGGCTCCCGGCCAGCCGGACGCCGACGAAGCAGATATCGACGAGGCGGATGCTGGCGGCGCTGCTGTCGCTTCCGCCTCCGATTCGGCGGCTGACACCGCGTCTTCGGGTGGAGCTGATTCGATAGCGAACCCGGAGAGTGCGGTGCCGGATGCAGTCGAAACGAAGGGGGGTGTCGCGGACGGTATCGAGGCGTTCGAGCGACGGGTGGACGAGACGCTGCACGACCTCGCTATCGGGAACGACGTGACCGGGCAGTCGACGGGGACGGGCGAGTACGACGAGTTCGTCACGGTGTTCAGAGACCGCTACGAGCGGCTGTCGAAGAAGCTCCGCGGGCGCGTGAACCACCGACCGACGAACGCGCTGGAGTCGATGCCGGGCGGGAGCGACGCCGCCATCGTCGGGATGGTGGACGACATCCGCTCGACGAAGAGCGGTCACTGGATCGTCGACTTAGAGGACACGAACGGGACGTTCCCGGCGCTCATCATGAAGGACCGCGAGTGGTCGAGCGTCGTCGACGAACTCCTCATGGACGAAGTCATCGCGGTCGAGGGGTCGCTGTCGAACGATGGCGGCATCCTCTTCGCCGACAGCGTCCACTTCCCGGACGTGCCGCGGACGTACCGGCCGAGCACGGCCGACCGCCACGTGCAGGCGGCGCTCATCTCCGACGTCCACGTCGGCAGCCAGGAGTTCGAGGCGGAGGCGTGGTCGGTCTTCGCGGACTGGCTCCACACCGAGGAGGCAGAGCACGTCGAGTACCTCCTCGTCGGCGGCGACATGGTGGAGGGCGTCGGCGTCTATCCGAACCAGGACGAGGAGCTCGACATCGTCGACATCTACGAGCAGTACGAGCAGTTCGCGGAGTACCTGAAGGAGATTCCCGGCGACATGGAGGTCGTGATGATTCCGGGGAACCACGACGCCGTTCGGCTCGCGGAACCCCAGCCGGGCTTCGACGAGGAGCTCCGTGACATCATGAGCGCGCACGACGCCCACATCACGGGGAACCCCTCGACGGTGAACGTCGAGGGCGTCGACATCCTGATGTATCACGGCGTGAGCATCGACGAGATGGTGGCGGAGCTCCCGGACGACAAGGCGAGCTACGACCGGCCGCACGACGCGATGGCACAGCTCCTCAAGAAACGCCACGTCGCGCCGCAGTACGGCGGCCACATGCGCATCGCTCCGGAGGAGAAGGACTACCTCGTCATCGACGACGTTCCGGACGTCTTCCACACCGGCCACGTCCACAAGCTCGGCGTCGGCGAGTACCACAACGTCCGCCTCATCAACTCGGGGTGCTGGCAGGCGCAGACGGAGTTCCAGAAGTCCGTGAACATCCAGCCGGACGTCGCCACCGCGCCCATCCTCGACCTCGACACGCTCGACGTGACCGTTCGAACGTTCCGCTGA
- a CDS encoding MATE family efflux transporter: MFDALSERVRRVLARFPAVLARLGLVEREKADEAFDLAVPAMVTGGLRTVLRTSDFLMVSLAAGTSAVAGLELGFQYYFIAFGLALALTSGTISVVSRLKGAGDDAAADFAIKQSLWLALLVSLPLTAATWVYATPLVGLLTPDPATVRQGATYLRIVMLSAVFRFWSMIAARALAGAGDTKTPMYVRLVTLPTNLLLNALLIFGLFFFPRLGIAGAAIGTTVANAVAGLAFLGILLSGRWSVTLPVRGKQWDTAVAAELVRVALPLAGTRLSRTFGRFPFLFVLGVIGTDVVAAYAIGRRVMLLALMPAWGYSTAASTLVGQAVGAERDEEAADYGWQTLRIALVTQLLVAAVIFVLARPIAAVFGAANADLTVTFIRVFGLGVAGFSVSRTLRGGLRGAGDTRWPFYGGVLGTYVVRLPLAFLALPVGFVVAAGPLGPLPRVAVAPGLGLGLAAVYAAIVGDMYARAAVNFARFASGAWKHVGATPTAD; the protein is encoded by the coding sequence ATGTTCGACGCGCTGAGCGAACGCGTCCGACGGGTGCTCGCGCGGTTCCCGGCGGTGCTGGCGCGTCTCGGTCTCGTGGAGCGAGAGAAGGCGGACGAGGCGTTCGACCTCGCGGTGCCGGCGATGGTGACGGGCGGTCTCCGGACGGTGCTGCGGACGTCGGATTTCCTGATGGTGTCGCTGGCGGCGGGGACGTCGGCGGTGGCGGGCCTCGAACTCGGCTTCCAGTACTACTTCATCGCGTTCGGGCTGGCGCTCGCGCTCACCTCGGGCACTATCAGCGTCGTGTCGCGGCTGAAGGGCGCGGGCGACGACGCCGCGGCGGACTTCGCCATCAAGCAGAGCCTCTGGCTCGCGCTCCTCGTCTCCCTGCCGCTGACGGCCGCGACGTGGGTGTACGCGACGCCGCTCGTCGGCCTGCTCACCCCGGACCCGGCGACGGTGCGACAGGGCGCGACCTACCTCCGCATCGTGATGCTCTCCGCGGTCTTCCGGTTCTGGAGCATGATCGCGGCTCGCGCGCTCGCGGGGGCGGGCGACACGAAGACGCCGATGTACGTCCGGCTCGTCACGCTCCCGACGAACCTCCTCCTGAACGCCCTCCTCATCTTCGGGCTCTTCTTCTTCCCGCGACTCGGCATCGCGGGCGCGGCTATCGGGACGACGGTGGCGAACGCCGTCGCGGGCCTCGCGTTCCTCGGCATCCTCCTCTCGGGGCGCTGGAGCGTGACCCTCCCCGTCCGCGGGAAGCAGTGGGATACGGCGGTGGCGGCGGAACTCGTCCGCGTCGCGCTCCCGCTCGCGGGCACGCGGCTGTCACGGACGTTCGGCCGCTTCCCCTTCCTCTTCGTGCTCGGCGTCATCGGGACGGACGTCGTCGCGGCGTACGCCATCGGTCGGCGCGTCATGCTACTCGCGTTGATGCCGGCCTGGGGGTATTCGACCGCCGCGTCGACGCTCGTCGGGCAGGCCGTCGGCGCGGAGCGAGACGAGGAGGCCGCCGACTACGGCTGGCAGACGCTCCGAATCGCGCTCGTCACCCAGCTCCTCGTCGCCGCGGTCATCTTCGTGCTCGCGCGTCCCATCGCCGCGGTGTTCGGGGCGGCGAACGCCGACCTCACCGTGACGTTCATCCGCGTCTTCGGCCTCGGCGTCGCCGGGTTCAGCGTCTCCCGCACGCTCCGCGGCGGCCTCCGCGGCGCGGGCGACACCCGCTGGCCGTTCTACGGCGGCGTCCTCGGCACCTACGTCGTCCGCCTCCCGCTCGCCTTCCTCGCGCTCCCCGTCGGCTTCGTCGTCGCCGCCGGCCCCCTCGGCCCGCTCCCACGCGTCGCCGTCGCGCCCGGCCTCGGCCTCGGACTCGCCGCCGTCTACGCCGCTATCGTCGGCGACATGTACGCTCGCGCGGCCGTGAACTTCGCGCGGTTCGCCTCCGGCGCGTGGAAACACGTCGGCGCGACCCCGACCGCCGACTGA
- the pfdA gene encoding prefoldin subunit alpha: MSLGGGGRQQLQQLSQEIQEIEEEIEGLEGEVENLQAEKVEIDEAIEALDVLETGSTVQVPLGGGAFVRAEVDDIDEVVVELGAGYSAEQTQGDAQEILDDKKDEVDQRIEDVQDDISELQEESTQLEQQAQQAQQQMMQQQMQQQQQGEDEE; encoded by the coding sequence ATGAGTCTCGGAGGCGGCGGACGACAGCAGCTGCAGCAGCTCTCACAGGAAATCCAGGAAATCGAAGAGGAGATCGAAGGCCTCGAAGGCGAGGTCGAGAACCTCCAGGCCGAGAAGGTCGAAATCGACGAGGCCATCGAGGCGCTCGACGTCCTCGAAACGGGCTCGACGGTGCAGGTCCCGCTCGGCGGCGGCGCGTTCGTCCGCGCGGAAGTCGACGACATCGACGAGGTCGTCGTCGAACTCGGCGCGGGCTACTCCGCCGAGCAGACGCAGGGCGACGCTCAGGAGATCCTCGACGACAAGAAGGACGAAGTCGACCAGCGCATCGAGGACGTCCAAGACGACATCAGCGAGCTTCAGGAGGAATCGACGCAGCTCGAACAGCAGGCGCAGCAGGCCCAACAGCAGATGATGCAGCAGCAGATGCAGCAACAGCAGCAGGGCGAAGACGAGGAATAA
- a CDS encoding S26 family signal peptidase encodes MRDGDTPDPRDGPRAAISWFLRTDNGVVLFFREMLSSALAVALVGLVLFAASGLWPPLVAVESGSMDPHLKKGDLVFVMEEHRFAPDAAYTDTGVVTYTDGKDVGYTKFHSYGDVVVYERDGRNNSTPVIHRARFWVNESENWYGKADPAYLDPAWDNCEELPNCPAPNSGFVTKGDANPLYDQVWGISKPVHPTWIQGTAEFRVPWLGWIRLIASGQSPTLALLDAGHVVDPATATTGVTSTNATASNATASNATAVENIPATTTTAAATMPTATVSPVSASETTAEEGVGAPRSASSRPGTPSAA; translated from the coding sequence ATGAGAGATGGCGACACCCCCGACCCGCGCGACGGCCCGCGGGCCGCCATCAGTTGGTTCCTCCGCACGGACAACGGCGTCGTGCTCTTCTTCCGCGAGATGCTGTCCAGCGCGCTCGCCGTCGCGCTTGTCGGCCTCGTCCTCTTCGCGGCGTCCGGCCTCTGGCCGCCGCTCGTCGCCGTCGAATCCGGCAGCATGGACCCGCACCTGAAGAAGGGCGACCTCGTCTTCGTGATGGAGGAACACCGCTTCGCGCCCGACGCCGCCTACACCGACACCGGCGTCGTCACCTACACCGACGGGAAAGACGTGGGCTACACGAAGTTCCACAGCTACGGCGACGTCGTCGTCTACGAACGCGACGGCCGGAACAACTCCACGCCCGTCATCCACCGCGCGCGCTTCTGGGTGAACGAGAGCGAGAACTGGTACGGGAAAGCCGACCCAGCCTACCTCGACCCCGCGTGGGACAACTGCGAGGAACTCCCGAACTGCCCCGCCCCCAACAGCGGGTTCGTCACCAAAGGCGACGCGAACCCCCTCTACGACCAGGTCTGGGGGATCAGTAAGCCCGTCCACCCGACGTGGATACAGGGCACCGCCGAGTTCCGCGTCCCGTGGCTCGGCTGGATCCGCCTCATCGCCTCCGGCCAGAGCCCGACCCTCGCTCTCCTCGACGCCGGCCACGTCGTCGACCCGGCGACCGCCACCACCGGCGTGACGTCGACGAACGCGACCGCCTCGAACGCGACCGCCTCGAACGCGACCGCAGTCGAGAACATACCGGCGACAACGACAACAGCGGCCGCGACGATGCCGACCGCGACCGTGTCACCGGTGAGTGCATCCGAAACGACGGCCGAGGAGGGGGTCGGAGCGCCGCGTTCGGCGTCGAGCCGTCCTGGAACGCCGAGCGCGGCGTGA
- a CDS encoding OapC/ArvC family zinc-ribbon domain-containing protein yields the protein MPHECTNCGHVFPDGSKEMLSGCPDCGGKKFQFRPASSKRDEAASADEPAEDAAPARPAAADAPSKAEQLLDESGDREDVAQASARSEMVRDDDLPKQEQRPADADAAAAETAPDAEAADAEPESDAPDMASLRGQLDDTASEDAGTGGLVGSPVGPSVESSVEDSEPDAAEMEQIREELNAQFESIKVLAPGQYELNLMELYDRDEYIIALQQNGRYVIEVPDGWDDKDE from the coding sequence ATGCCTCACGAGTGCACGAACTGCGGTCACGTCTTCCCCGACGGTTCGAAGGAGATGCTCTCGGGGTGTCCGGACTGCGGCGGGAAGAAGTTCCAGTTCCGTCCCGCGTCCTCGAAGCGCGACGAGGCGGCGTCGGCGGACGAACCGGCCGAGGACGCCGCGCCGGCACGGCCCGCGGCGGCGGACGCGCCGAGCAAGGCCGAACAGCTCCTCGACGAGTCCGGCGACCGCGAGGACGTCGCACAGGCGAGCGCGCGCAGCGAGATGGTTCGCGACGACGACCTCCCGAAACAGGAACAGCGGCCGGCGGACGCCGACGCCGCTGCCGCCGAAACCGCGCCGGACGCGGAGGCCGCGGACGCCGAGCCCGAGTCGGACGCGCCGGACATGGCGTCGCTCCGCGGGCAGCTCGACGATACGGCGAGCGAGGACGCCGGCACCGGCGGCCTCGTCGGGTCGCCCGTCGGGCCTTCCGTTGAGTCGTCCGTCGAGGACTCGGAGCCGGACGCCGCGGAGATGGAGCAGATCCGCGAGGAGCTCAATGCGCAGTTCGAATCCATCAAGGTGCTCGCGCCCGGGCAGTACGAGCTCAACCTCATGGAGCTCTACGACCGCGACGAGTACATCATCGCGCTCCAGCAGAACGGTCGCTACGTCATCGAAGTCCCGGACGGCTGGGACGACAAAGACGAGTGA
- a CDS encoding DUF2073 domain-containing protein yields the protein MAESTKQNEGVQLDLIRAEKLENKTTMEKIRLILDTVHNGDIVVLEKGLTPDEESKLIEVTMSEINPDGFTGIEIESFPTSKAQDSTLFGRLMGKEEETKMTVIGPANQIQSLHKDDTVLSTIISNR from the coding sequence ATGGCCGAATCAACGAAACAGAACGAGGGCGTGCAACTCGACCTCATCAGGGCGGAGAAACTCGAGAACAAGACGACGATGGAGAAGATCCGCCTCATCCTCGACACCGTCCACAACGGCGATATCGTCGTCCTCGAAAAAGGCCTCACGCCGGACGAGGAGTCGAAGCTCATCGAGGTCACGATGTCGGAGATTAACCCCGACGGCTTCACGGGCATCGAGATCGAGTCGTTCCCGACGTCGAAAGCCCAGGACTCCACGCTCTTCGGCCGCCTCATGGGGAAGGAGGAGGAGACGAAGATGACCGTCATCGGGCCGGCGAACCAGATTCAGTCGCTCCACAAGGACGACACGGTGCTCAGCACGATCATCTCGAACCGCTAA
- a CDS encoding GTP-binding protein yields the protein MGLLADLRSSVTNVTSRLFTGESDEPKRIGIYGPPNAGKTTLANRIARDWTGDAIGPESHVPHETRRARRKENVEIERDGSTVSIDIVDTPGVTTKVDYEEFLDHGMEKDEAVKRSREATEGVAEAMHWLREDVDGVIYVLDSTTDPFTQVNTMLIGIIESQDLPVLILANKTDLEDSNIQRIRNAFPQHETISLSALEGSNMDEVYDRIAEKFG from the coding sequence ATGGGACTGCTCGCAGATCTTCGATCGAGTGTGACGAATGTAACGTCGCGGCTCTTCACCGGTGAGTCCGACGAACCGAAACGAATCGGCATCTACGGCCCGCCGAACGCCGGGAAGACGACGCTCGCCAATCGCATCGCGCGCGACTGGACCGGCGACGCGATCGGTCCGGAGAGCCACGTCCCGCACGAGACGCGGCGAGCGCGCCGCAAGGAGAACGTCGAGATCGAACGCGACGGGTCGACGGTCTCCATCGACATCGTCGACACGCCGGGCGTGACGACGAAGGTCGACTACGAGGAGTTCCTCGACCACGGGATGGAGAAAGACGAAGCCGTGAAGCGCTCCCGGGAAGCGACGGAGGGCGTCGCGGAAGCGATGCACTGGCTGCGCGAGGACGTCGACGGCGTCATCTACGTCCTCGACTCGACGACCGACCCGTTCACGCAGGTGAACACGATGCTCATCGGCATCATCGAGAGCCAGGACCTCCCCGTCCTCATCCTCGCGAACAAGACGGACTTGGAGGACTCCAACATCCAGCGCATCCGGAACGCGTTCCCCCAACACGAGACCATCTCCCTCTCGGCGCTCGAAGGCAGCAATATGGACGAAGTCTACGACCGCATCGCGGAGAAATTCGGGTGA
- a CDS encoding signal recognition particle protein Srp54 — MVLDDLGSSLRGTLDTLRGKSRISEEDVDEVVKEIQRSLLQADVEVSLVMDLSDSIKERSLEEEPPGGTTARDHVLRIVYEELVDLVGESTDLPLESQTILLAGLQGSGKTTSAAKMAWWFSKKGLRPAVIQTDTFRPGAYDQAKQMCERAEVEFYGDPDEDDPVKIARDGLDATEDADVHIVDTAGRHALEDDLIDEIEDIDRAVDPDRSLLVLDAAIGQGAKDQARQFEDSIGIDGVIISKLDGTAKGGGALTAVNETGSTIAFLGTGETVQDIERFEPSGFISRLLGMGDLKQLSERVERAMEESMVEDDEEWDPEDMLKGEFTLKDMRRQMQAMNNMGPLDQVMDMIPGMGGGIMDQLPDDAMDVTQDRLRHFEVVMDSMTEEELENPRGIGASQVRRIAKGSGQDEETVRELLQQHKMMAQTMKQFQGMGDGDMQRMMKKMGGGGGGGPGGGGFGGLF, encoded by the coding sequence ATGGTACTCGACGACCTCGGGAGTTCCTTGCGGGGGACGCTCGACACGCTCCGCGGGAAATCCCGCATCTCCGAGGAGGACGTCGACGAGGTCGTCAAGGAGATTCAGCGCTCCTTGCTCCAGGCCGACGTCGAGGTCTCCCTCGTCATGGACCTCTCGGACTCTATCAAGGAACGCTCGCTCGAAGAGGAGCCGCCGGGCGGGACGACGGCGCGCGACCACGTGCTCCGCATCGTCTACGAGGAGCTCGTCGACCTCGTCGGCGAATCCACGGACCTCCCGCTGGAGAGTCAGACGATCCTCCTCGCCGGCCTCCAGGGCTCCGGGAAGACCACGAGCGCGGCGAAGATGGCGTGGTGGTTCTCGAAGAAGGGCCTCCGCCCCGCCGTCATCCAGACGGACACCTTCCGCCCGGGCGCGTACGACCAGGCGAAGCAGATGTGCGAGCGCGCCGAGGTCGAGTTCTACGGCGACCCCGACGAGGACGACCCCGTGAAGATCGCGCGCGACGGCCTCGACGCGACCGAGGACGCCGACGTCCACATCGTCGACACCGCCGGCCGGCACGCGCTCGAAGACGACCTCATCGACGAGATCGAGGACATCGACCGCGCGGTCGACCCCGACCGCAGCCTCCTCGTCCTCGACGCCGCCATCGGCCAGGGCGCGAAGGACCAGGCCCGCCAGTTCGAGGACTCGATCGGTATCGACGGCGTCATCATCTCGAAGCTCGACGGGACCGCGAAAGGTGGCGGCGCGCTCACCGCCGTGAACGAGACCGGCTCCACCATCGCCTTCCTCGGGACCGGTGAGACCGTCCAGGACATCGAGCGCTTCGAGCCGAGCGGATTCATCTCCCGCCTCCTCGGCATGGGCGACCTCAAGCAGCTCTCCGAGCGCGTCGAACGCGCGATGGAGGAGTCCATGGTGGAAGACGACGAGGAGTGGGACCCCGAGGACATGCTCAAAGGGGAGTTCACCCTCAAGGACATGCGCCGGCAGATGCAGGCGATGAACAACATGGGGCCGCTCGACCAGGTGATGGACATGATTCCCGGGATGGGCGGCGGCATCATGGACCAGCTCCCCGACGACGCCATGGACGTCACGCAGGACCGCCTCCGCCACTTCGAGGTCGTCATGGACTCGATGACCGAGGAGGAACTCGAGAACCCCCGCGGCATCGGCGCGAGCCAAGTCCGCCGCATCGCCAAAGGCTCCGGACAGGACGAGGAGACCGTCCGCGAACTCCTCCAACAGCACAAGATGATGGCCCAGACCA
- a CDS encoding MPN domain-containing protein → MDPDSAARDRVFVARPLLDVLLEFGSDTDPQRLSVALATEDARDLVPSAASTTSDVALADLDSDQSVYAEFFLPDAGRSVENVFGVNLSTPPGRTRGRFVTHPDGNPDLAATDDLSVRVLVATPPYDVENVRAYDRSGRRIELVVVAADAPDEEPL, encoded by the coding sequence ATGGACCCCGACTCGGCCGCGCGAGACCGCGTGTTCGTCGCCCGCCCGCTCCTCGACGTCCTCCTCGAATTCGGGAGCGACACCGACCCGCAGCGCCTCTCAGTCGCTCTCGCCACGGAGGACGCACGCGACCTCGTTCCCTCTGCGGCGTCGACGACGAGCGACGTGGCCCTCGCCGACCTCGACTCCGATCAGTCCGTCTACGCCGAGTTCTTCCTCCCCGACGCCGGCAGGTCGGTCGAGAACGTCTTCGGCGTGAACCTCTCCACGCCCCCCGGCCGCACGCGCGGCCGCTTCGTCACTCACCCCGACGGGAACCCGGACCTCGCGGCGACGGACGACCTCTCCGTCCGCGTGCTCGTCGCCACCCCGCCCTACGACGTCGAGAACGTCCGCGCCTACGACCGGAGCGGCAGACGGATCGAACTCGTCGTCGTCGCCGCCGACGCACCGGACGAAGAACCGCTGTGA
- a CDS encoding Cdc6/Cdc18 family protein, whose protein sequence is MADDNPTGDRRTADRSFEVEIDDVLEEDEGDGLFDDLLSGEPIFENKEVLRPSYTPHELPHRNEQINNMATILVAALRGETPSNILIYGKTGTGKTASAKYVSQELENTSRKYDVPCEVEYINCEVTDTQYRVLAQLANTFIDQNREFIRERVEELEGLRERALDDTDALDDTDFSSVREVENAIEQREEDRAEMEEVPMTGWPTDRVYSVFFEAVDYVERVAVIMLDEIDKLVEKSGDDTLYNLSRMNSELTNSRVSIIGISNDLKFTDFLDPRVKSSLGEEEIVFPPYDANQLRDILQHRSETAFKADALSDDVIPLCAAFAAQEHGDARRALDLLRTAGELAERDQADEVNEEHVRRAQDKIELDRVVEVVRTLPTQSKLVLYAIMMLEDNGVHNINTGEVYNIYKRLCDEIDADVLTQRRVTDLISELDMLGIVNAVVVSKGRYGRTKEISLSVPIDETEAVLQADSRLGDIENVAPFVQARFDSE, encoded by the coding sequence ATGGCAGACGATAACCCGACGGGAGACAGGCGGACCGCAGACCGCTCCTTCGAGGTCGAGATCGACGACGTCCTCGAGGAGGACGAAGGCGACGGGCTCTTCGACGACCTCCTCAGCGGTGAGCCGATCTTCGAGAACAAGGAGGTCCTCCGGCCGTCCTACACCCCGCACGAACTCCCCCACCGTAACGAGCAGATCAACAACATGGCGACCATCCTGGTCGCCGCGCTCCGCGGGGAGACGCCGTCGAACATCCTCATCTACGGGAAGACGGGGACGGGGAAGACGGCGTCGGCGAAGTACGTCAGTCAGGAGTTAGAGAACACCTCACGAAAGTACGACGTCCCCTGTGAGGTCGAGTACATCAACTGCGAGGTGACGGACACCCAGTACCGGGTGCTCGCGCAGCTCGCGAACACCTTCATCGACCAGAACCGCGAGTTCATCCGCGAGCGCGTCGAGGAACTCGAAGGCCTCCGCGAGCGCGCGCTCGACGACACAGACGCCCTCGACGATACGGATTTCTCGAGCGTGCGCGAAGTCGAGAACGCCATCGAGCAGCGGGAGGAGGACAGAGCGGAGATGGAGGAAGTCCCGATGACGGGGTGGCCGACCGACCGCGTTTATTCCGTGTTCTTCGAGGCCGTCGACTACGTCGAGCGGGTCGCCGTCATCATGCTCGACGAGATCGACAAACTCGTCGAGAAATCCGGCGACGACACGCTCTACAACCTCTCCCGGATGAACTCGGAGCTCACCAACTCCCGCGTTTCCATTATCGGTATCAGTAACGACCTGAAGTTCACGGATTTCCTCGACCCGCGCGTGAAATCCTCGCTCGGCGAGGAGGAGATCGTCTTCCCGCCGTACGACGCGAACCAGCTCCGGGACATCCTCCAGCACCGCTCGGAGACGGCGTTCAAGGCGGACGCGCTCTCCGACGACGTCATCCCGCTCTGTGCGGCGTTCGCGGCGCAAGAACACGGGGACGCCCGCCGGGCGCTCGACCTCCTCCGCACCGCGGGCGAGCTCGCAGAGCGCGACCAGGCGGACGAGGTGAACGAAGAGCACGTCCGCCGCGCACAGGACAAGATCGAACTCGACCGCGTCGTCGAAGTCGTCCGGACGCTCCCGACGCAGTCGAAACTCGTCCTCTACGCCATCATGATGCTGGAGGACAACGGCGTCCACAACATCAACACCGGCGAGGTCTACAACATCTACAAACGCCTCTGCGACGAGATCGACGCCGACGTCCTGACCCAGCGCCGCGTCACCGACCTCATCAGCGAACTCGACATGCTCGGCATCGTGAACGCCGTCGTCGTCTCCAAGGGCCGCTACGGCCGCACGAAGGAGATCAGCCTCTCTGTCCCGATTGACGAGACGGAGGCCGTCCTCCAGGCCGACTCCCGGCTCGGCGACATCGAGAACGTCGCCCCGTTCGTCCAAGCGCGCTTCGACTCAGAGTGA